Proteins from a single region of Elgaria multicarinata webbii isolate HBS135686 ecotype San Diego chromosome 23, rElgMul1.1.pri, whole genome shotgun sequence:
- the LOC134413176 gene encoding ceramide synthase 4-like: protein MMLLWNEWLWAHEFWLPPGMTWEDMKDTEEIRYPQPRHLLLSIPLALLLIAVRFVFERKVAIPLSRKMGLREEVRRKATPNLVLEAFYATRRRGPKEEELSALAKRCDLQPRQVERWFQYRRNEDRPSLTKKFCEASWFGALDLISFCVGLAVLYDKPWFWDPQECWVGYPQQPLLPSIFVYYILKLSYFWSIVFTLPFDIKWRDFYQEIIHHAATIFLISFSYCGNCVRIGTLVMFIHDASDCFIEPAKIFNYVNWRKTCNTLFLAFSAVFLFTRLVIFPYKILYNIYYYSTEFAHPFVGYYFMNALLMILQVLHIFWSSLIVCMIYRLMRFGRVRKDLRSDTDETEIWSIH, encoded by the exons ATGATGCTTCTGTGGAACGAGTGGCTATGGGCCCACGAATTTTGGCTGCCGCCGGGGATGACCTGGGAGGACATGAAGGATACCGAGGAGATCCGCTACCCGCAGCCCCGGCACCTGCTGCTCAGCATCCCCTTGGCTCTTCTGCTCATCGCGGTCCGGTTCGTCTTCGAAAG GAAGGTCGCCATACCCCTGAGCAGGAAGATGGGGCTGAGGGAGGAAGTGCGGAGGAAAGCCACTCCGAATCTTGTCCTGGAAGCTTTTTACGCCACACGCAGGAGAGGCCCCAAAGAg GAGGAGCTCAGCGCCCTTGCCAAGCGGTGCGACTTACAGCCTAGGCAAGTGGAGAGATGGTTCCAGTATCGGCGGAACGAGGACCGACCCAGCTTGACCAAGAAGTTCTGTGAAGCCAG CTGGTTCGGTGCTTTGGACTTAATTTCCTTCTGCGTGGGTTTGGCCGTCCTCTACGAC AAACCCTGGTTCTGGGACCCCCAGGAGTGTTGGGTCGGTTATCCCCAGCAG CCGCTCCTGCCCTCCATCTTTGTCTACTACATACTGAAGCTCTCCTATTTCTGGTCTATAGTCTTCACCCTGCCTTTTGACATCAAGTGGAGG GACTTCTACCAAGAGATTATCCATCACGCTGCCACCATCTTTCTGATAAGCTTCTCATACTGTGGCAACTGTGTCCGGATTGGCACCCTGGTCATGTTCATACACGACGCTTCAGACTGCTTCATTGAG CCAGCAAAGATTTTCAACTACGTGAACTGGCGGAAAACTTGTAACACTCTGTTTTTGGCTTTCTCGGCCGTTTTCCTGTTCACTCGCTTGGTGATTTTCCCCTACAA GATTCTCTACAACATATATTACTACTCCACGGAGTTCGCTCACCCTTTCGTCGGCTACTATTTCATGAACGCTCTTCTGATGATCCTACAAGTCCTTCACATCTTCTGGTCAAGCCTGATCGTCTGCATGATTTATAGATTAATGCGATTCGGCAGG GTGCGAAAGGATCTGAGAAGTGACACAGATGAAACCGAAATCTGGAGCATCCATTAG